The Sphingomonas sanxanigenens DSM 19645 = NX02 genome includes a region encoding these proteins:
- the guaA gene encoding glutamine-hydrolyzing GMP synthase, which translates to MSVQPQDSILIVDFGSQVTQLIARRVREAGVYSEIAPFSQAEAAFARMKPRGIILSGGPASVTDEGSPRAPQALFEAGLPILGICYGQQVMCEQLGGKVVGGMGEGEFGRAFLRVDDRSALFDGLWSEGEQHQVWMSHGDRVEQLPEGFAPIATSEGAPFAVTSDEKRRFYGVQFHPEVVHTPDGGKLIANFVRHVCGCAGDWTMASFRETKIAEIRAQVGSGKVICGLSGGVDSAVAAVLIHEAIGDQLTCVFVDHGLMRSGEADQVVGLFRGAYNIPLIHVNAETLFLSGLAGLTDPEAKRKFIGKTFIDVFEAEAKKIGGAEFLAQGTLYPDVIESVSFTGGPSVTIKSHHNVGGLPERMNMKLVEPLRELFKDEVRLLGKELGLPDIFVGRHPFPGPGLAIRIPGEVTKERCDILRKADLIYLEEIRNAGLYDAIWQAFAVLLPVKTVGVMGDGRTYDSVCAVRAVTSTDGMTADIYPFDAHFLSRVATRIVNEVQGINRVVYDYTSKPPGTIEWE; encoded by the coding sequence ATGAGCGTGCAGCCCCAAGATTCCATCCTCATCGTCGATTTCGGCAGCCAGGTAACCCAGCTGATCGCGCGCCGCGTGCGCGAAGCCGGGGTCTACAGCGAGATCGCCCCCTTCAGCCAGGCCGAGGCCGCGTTCGCGCGGATGAAGCCCCGCGGCATCATCCTTTCCGGCGGACCGGCCTCGGTCACCGACGAGGGCAGCCCGCGTGCGCCGCAGGCGCTGTTCGAGGCGGGGCTGCCGATCCTCGGCATCTGCTATGGCCAGCAGGTGATGTGCGAGCAGCTCGGCGGCAAGGTCGTCGGCGGCATGGGCGAGGGCGAGTTCGGGCGCGCCTTCCTCCGCGTCGACGATCGCTCGGCGCTGTTCGACGGCCTCTGGTCAGAGGGTGAGCAGCATCAGGTGTGGATGAGCCATGGCGACCGCGTCGAGCAGCTGCCCGAAGGCTTCGCGCCGATCGCGACCTCGGAAGGCGCGCCGTTCGCGGTCACGTCGGACGAAAAGCGCCGCTTCTACGGCGTCCAGTTCCACCCGGAGGTGGTCCACACCCCCGACGGCGGCAAGCTGATCGCCAATTTCGTCCGCCACGTCTGCGGCTGCGCCGGCGACTGGACGATGGCCAGCTTCCGCGAGACCAAGATCGCCGAGATCCGCGCGCAGGTCGGCAGCGGCAAGGTGATCTGCGGGCTTTCCGGCGGCGTCGATTCGGCGGTGGCGGCGGTGCTGATCCACGAGGCGATCGGCGACCAGCTCACCTGCGTGTTCGTCGACCATGGGCTGATGCGCTCGGGCGAGGCCGACCAGGTCGTCGGCCTGTTCCGCGGCGCCTACAACATCCCGCTCATCCATGTGAACGCCGAGACATTGTTCCTCAGCGGCCTCGCCGGGCTCACCGATCCCGAGGCCAAGCGCAAGTTCATCGGCAAGACCTTCATCGACGTGTTCGAGGCCGAGGCGAAGAAGATCGGCGGCGCCGAATTCCTCGCGCAGGGCACGCTCTATCCGGACGTGATCGAGAGCGTCAGCTTCACCGGCGGCCCGTCGGTGACGATCAAGAGCCACCACAATGTCGGCGGCCTCCCCGAGCGGATGAACATGAAGCTCGTCGAGCCGCTGCGCGAGCTGTTCAAGGACGAGGTCCGCCTGCTCGGCAAGGAGCTCGGCCTGCCCGACATCTTCGTCGGCCGCCACCCGTTCCCGGGGCCCGGCCTCGCGATCCGCATTCCCGGCGAGGTCACCAAGGAACGCTGCGACATATTGCGCAAGGCCGACCTGATCTATCTGGAGGAAATCCGCAACGCGGGCCTCTACGACGCGATCTGGCAGGCGTTCGCGGTGCTGCTGCCGGTCAAGACCGTCGGCGTGATGGGCGACGGCCGCACCTACGACTCGGTCTGCGCCGTCCGCGCCGTCACCTCCACCGACGGCATGACCGCCGACATCTACCCGTTCGACGCCCATTTCCTCAGCCGCGTCGCGACGCGGATCGTGAACGAGGTCCAGGGCATCAACCGGGTGGTCTACGACTATACCTCGAAGCCGCCCGGCACGATCGAGTGGGAATGA
- a CDS encoding LysR family transcriptional regulator, translating into METLANLEAFVRSAEANSFSGAARRLSLTPAAVSRNVGMLERNLGVRLFHRSTRKLALTEEGEAFLQSIGDSLADLQSAIDGASQIKGEPVGVLKVSMSLSFAMGYVLPALPEFLSRYPGIRPDWHFDSRQVDLVAEGFDVAIGGGFDLNPGIVAKALAPVHVVAVCAPNYFGRRAQPTSPADLAEYDGILMRFSTSGRIRQWMMRNAQGDEERALLKETIVMSDSAPMIQAALAGLGIAMVAMPDALPHLESGALKRILPKWYADAGSISLYYSGRALQPLKTRAFIDFYTEHFRRERIGARFAGNLR; encoded by the coding sequence ATGGAGACGCTCGCCAACCTGGAAGCGTTCGTCCGTAGCGCGGAGGCAAACAGCTTCTCGGGCGCGGCTCGCCGGCTCTCCCTCACGCCGGCGGCAGTCAGCCGGAACGTCGGCATGCTCGAACGAAACCTGGGCGTGCGGCTCTTCCATCGCTCGACACGCAAGCTGGCCCTGACGGAGGAGGGCGAAGCCTTCCTGCAAAGCATCGGCGACAGCCTTGCCGATCTTCAGAGCGCAATCGACGGCGCCTCGCAGATCAAGGGCGAACCAGTCGGCGTCCTGAAAGTGAGCATGAGCCTTTCCTTCGCCATGGGCTACGTCCTTCCCGCGCTGCCGGAATTTCTCAGCAGGTATCCGGGCATCCGACCCGATTGGCATTTCGATAGCCGCCAAGTCGACTTGGTTGCGGAAGGCTTCGACGTCGCGATCGGCGGGGGCTTTGATCTAAATCCGGGAATTGTTGCCAAGGCACTAGCGCCCGTCCACGTCGTCGCCGTCTGCGCACCAAATTATTTCGGCAGAAGAGCCCAACCGACGAGCCCAGCCGATCTCGCGGAATACGACGGCATTCTCATGCGCTTCTCGACATCGGGCCGCATCCGGCAATGGATGATGCGGAATGCTCAGGGTGATGAGGAGCGCGCGCTGTTGAAAGAGACAATCGTTATGAGCGACTCCGCACCGATGATCCAAGCGGCCCTTGCGGGGCTTGGTATCGCAATGGTGGCTATGCCGGACGCGCTTCCGCATCTGGAGAGCGGCGCGCTGAAACGCATCCTGCCGAAATGGTATGCGGATGCGGGATCAATATCGCTCTACTACTCAGGCCGCGCCTTACAACCGCTCAAGACCAGAGCATTCATCGATTTTTACACGGAGCACTTTCGTCGAGAGCGCATCGGCGCACGGTTCGCTGGAAACCTCAGATAA
- a CDS encoding bifunctional nicotinamide-nucleotide adenylyltransferase/Nudix hydroxylase — protein MMRYDHAVYIGRFEPLHIGHRAVLERALREAEHVIVLVGSAGAPRTTRNPWSFAERQVMIRDTLGADAARVTIAPLVDHLYNDTAWIAEVQAQVAAAGGNSGKVALIGHLKDASSYYLRAFPQWDLIDAAAVPMLSATEMRRHLFAGDAGALGLLEANVPPQVFAMLDAFRATEAFGALLDEYRHLQTYRAAWDAAPYPPTFVTADAVVVHSGHVLLVARKAQPGRGLWALPGGFVRQGETVLEAALRELREETRLRLPEPVLRGSIRGQEVFDHPDRSARGRTITHAFHFDFPAGDLPPVRGGDDAARARWVPVSEARRMRDALFEDHFFILEHFLGAAG, from the coding sequence ATGATGCGCTACGATCACGCCGTCTATATCGGGCGGTTCGAGCCACTTCATATCGGCCACCGCGCCGTCCTCGAACGCGCGCTGCGCGAAGCCGAACATGTCATCGTCCTCGTCGGATCGGCCGGCGCGCCGCGCACCACGCGCAACCCCTGGTCGTTCGCCGAGCGGCAGGTGATGATCCGCGACACGCTGGGCGCCGATGCCGCGCGCGTCACGATCGCGCCGCTTGTCGACCATCTCTACAACGACACCGCGTGGATCGCCGAGGTGCAGGCGCAGGTCGCGGCGGCGGGCGGGAACAGCGGCAAGGTCGCGCTGATCGGGCATCTCAAGGATGCGAGTTCCTATTATCTCAGGGCCTTCCCGCAATGGGACCTGATCGATGCCGCCGCGGTGCCGATGCTGTCGGCCACCGAGATGCGCCGCCACCTGTTCGCGGGCGACGCCGGCGCGCTCGGGCTGCTGGAGGCCAATGTGCCGCCCCAGGTCTTCGCGATGCTCGACGCGTTCCGCGCCACCGAGGCGTTCGGCGCGCTGCTCGACGAGTATCGCCACCTCCAGACCTATCGCGCGGCCTGGGATGCGGCGCCCTATCCGCCGACATTCGTTACCGCCGACGCGGTCGTCGTCCATTCGGGGCATGTGTTGCTGGTGGCGCGCAAGGCGCAGCCCGGGCGCGGGCTGTGGGCGCTGCCCGGCGGCTTCGTGCGGCAGGGGGAGACGGTGCTGGAAGCGGCGTTGCGCGAACTGCGCGAGGAAACGCGGCTGCGGCTGCCCGAGCCGGTGCTCCGCGGCAGCATCCGTGGGCAAGAGGTGTTCGACCACCCCGATCGCTCGGCGCGCGGCCGCACCATCACCCATGCCTTCCACTTCGATTTCCCTGCCGGCGACCTGCCGCCGGTGCGCGGCGGCGACGATGCCGCGCGCGCGCGCTGGGTGCCGGTTTCCGAGGCGCGGCGGATGCGCGACGCGTTGTTCGAGGATCATTTCTTCATCCTCGAACATTTCCTCGGTGCCGCCGGATAG
- the aac(3) gene encoding aminoglycoside 3-N-acetyltransferase has translation MTDFIARERLAEDIAAIGVRHGDTVMVHAAISRVGRMVEGPDTLIAALFDVLGAEGTLVGYADWNTDYEDVVDADGRVPAEWRAGILPFDPASARAIRHNGSFPEFLRGWPGTVRSANPGAGVVARGARAAWLTADHAIDYGYGPASPFAKLVDAEGKVLMLGAPRDTVTLLHHAEHLADIPGKRIKRLEVPFARPAGTEWRIIEEFDTGDPVHVDLAEDYFAAIVDDFVATGGGREGLIGKAPSLLLEAAPLVAFAVRWIERQDLA, from the coding sequence ATGACCGACTTCATCGCGCGCGAAAGGCTGGCCGAAGACATTGCCGCGATCGGCGTGCGGCATGGCGACACGGTGATGGTCCACGCCGCGATCAGCCGGGTCGGCCGGATGGTCGAGGGGCCGGACACGCTGATCGCCGCGCTCTTCGACGTGCTGGGCGCCGAGGGGACCTTGGTCGGCTATGCCGACTGGAATACCGACTATGAGGATGTGGTGGATGCGGATGGCCGCGTGCCCGCCGAATGGCGCGCCGGCATCCTGCCCTTCGATCCGGCCAGCGCCCGCGCGATCCGCCACAATGGCAGTTTCCCCGAATTCCTGCGCGGCTGGCCCGGCACGGTGCGCAGCGCCAATCCCGGCGCCGGCGTGGTCGCGCGCGGCGCGCGGGCGGCGTGGCTCACCGCCGATCATGCGATCGACTATGGCTATGGCCCCGCGTCTCCCTTCGCGAAGCTGGTGGACGCCGAAGGCAAGGTGCTGATGCTGGGCGCGCCGCGCGACACCGTCACCCTGCTCCATCATGCCGAGCATCTCGCCGACATTCCGGGCAAGCGGATCAAGCGGCTGGAGGTGCCGTTCGCCCGCCCCGCGGGCACCGAATGGCGGATCATCGAGGAGTTCGACACCGGCGATCCGGTGCATGTGGATCTGGCAGAGGATTATTTCGCCGCGATCGTCGATGATTTCGTCGCGACCGGCGGCGGACGCGAGGGACTGATCGGCAAGGCGCCGTCGCTGCTGCTGGAGGCCGCGCCGCTGGTGGCGTTCGCGGTGCGGTGGATCGAGCGGCAGGATCTGGCCTGA
- a CDS encoding LysR substrate-binding domain-containing protein, with amino-acid sequence MDAIRKLTLYLAMPRLPPLAAVRVFEAAARHENFSRAAEELAMTQAAVSYQMKLLEERLGAPLFVRRGRGMALTDLGRRIAPRITGAFDAMGEAFAIARAESDTVLSITAPRTFATNWLSGRLGEFHIAHPDLAVRLDVSDAMIDLAASEFDVAIRTLPAPPTDLIGHFLMRMPVTPLASPAFVARHALREPVDLLKVPRLSPDDDWWDLWFDSLTDLDTKARVHTGIRFESQVLDGHAAIAGHGIAVLSPPMFQTALETGQLVQPFMQCATYRNGFYLVYAAHKRNLPKVRALRDWLIDAVRRAAGDDPYGVLEPMPAR; translated from the coding sequence ATGGACGCGATCCGAAAGCTGACCTTATATTTGGCGATGCCCCGCCTGCCGCCGCTCGCTGCCGTTCGCGTGTTCGAGGCCGCCGCGCGCCACGAGAACTTCAGCCGCGCCGCGGAGGAACTGGCGATGACGCAGGCGGCGGTCAGCTATCAGATGAAATTGCTGGAGGAGCGGCTGGGGGCGCCGCTGTTCGTCCGCCGCGGCCGCGGCATGGCGCTCACCGATCTCGGCCGGCGGATCGCGCCGCGGATCACCGGCGCGTTCGACGCGATGGGGGAGGCGTTCGCGATCGCGCGCGCGGAAAGCGACACGGTGCTCAGCATCACGGCGCCACGCACCTTCGCCACCAACTGGCTCTCCGGCCGGCTCGGCGAGTTCCACATCGCCCATCCCGACCTCGCGGTGCGGCTGGATGTGAGCGATGCGATGATCGATCTTGCGGCAAGCGAGTTCGACGTCGCGATCCGCACGCTGCCGGCACCGCCCACAGACCTGATCGGCCATTTCCTGATGCGCATGCCGGTGACGCCGCTCGCCAGCCCCGCCTTCGTGGCGCGTCATGCGTTAAGAGAGCCCGTGGACCTGCTCAAGGTGCCGCGGCTGTCACCCGACGATGACTGGTGGGATCTCTGGTTCGACTCGCTGACCGACCTCGACACCAAGGCCCGCGTCCACACCGGCATCCGCTTCGAATCGCAGGTGCTCGACGGGCATGCGGCGATCGCCGGGCACGGCATCGCGGTGCTCAGCCCGCCGATGTTCCAGACGGCGCTGGAGACGGGGCAACTCGTCCAGCCCTTCATGCAATGCGCGACCTATCGGAACGGCTTCTACCTCGTCTACGCCGCGCACAAGCGCAACCTGCCCAAGGTCCGTGCGCTGCGCGACTGGCTGATCGACGCGGTGCGCCGCGCGGCGGGCGACGACCCCTATGGCGTGCTGGAACCGATGCCCGCGCGCTGA
- a CDS encoding oxidoreductase, whose amino-acid sequence MFDSNERSALVTGASSGMGKEIAKRLIADGYQVYVAARRVAEMEDLKALGAQPIRMDIASEADIVAAVDTITAQTGGVDVLVNNAGFGLYGPMEEIGLDEARYQFEVNVFGPGRLTQLLLPAMRAKKAGRIINITSMGGKIYTPLGSWYHATKHALEGWSDCLRLELAPLGIDVVVIEPGLIETGFGDVVADSLLKRSGTGPYAALTRAVAAGTRITYAKGRTSHPRVIAEVVGTAVSAARPRTRYVRGKFGALLIAMRTWLGDRLFDRIILSQLPKGA is encoded by the coding sequence ATGTTCGACAGCAATGAAAGATCCGCCCTCGTGACGGGAGCCTCATCCGGCATGGGCAAGGAGATCGCAAAGCGGCTGATCGCCGACGGCTACCAGGTCTATGTGGCGGCGCGACGGGTGGCCGAAATGGAGGACCTGAAGGCGCTCGGCGCGCAGCCGATCCGCATGGACATCGCCAGCGAGGCCGATATCGTGGCGGCGGTCGACACCATCACGGCGCAGACCGGCGGCGTGGACGTGCTGGTCAACAATGCCGGTTTCGGCCTTTACGGGCCGATGGAGGAGATCGGTTTGGACGAGGCGCGCTACCAGTTCGAGGTGAACGTCTTCGGCCCCGGTCGCCTGACGCAGCTCCTGCTGCCAGCGATGCGCGCGAAGAAGGCGGGCCGGATCATCAACATCACGTCGATGGGCGGCAAGATCTACACGCCGCTGGGCAGCTGGTACCATGCCACCAAACATGCGCTGGAGGGCTGGTCCGACTGTCTGCGCCTCGAACTCGCCCCGCTGGGCATCGATGTGGTCGTTATCGAACCCGGCCTGATCGAGACGGGATTTGGCGACGTGGTGGCGGATAGCCTGCTCAAGCGTTCCGGCACCGGGCCCTATGCGGCGCTGACGCGCGCGGTCGCCGCCGGAACCCGCATAACCTATGCCAAGGGACGCACCAGCCACCCGCGCGTTATTGCGGAAGTGGTCGGCACGGCGGTTTCCGCCGCCCGTCCGCGCACCCGCTATGTCCGGGGCAAGTTCGGCGCGCTGCTGATCGCGATGCGCACATGGCTGGGTGACCGCCTGTTCGATCGCATCATTCTTAGCCAGCTGCCCAAGGGCGCCTGA
- a CDS encoding VOC family protein: MSSHRNSINRQITHLCAALAMVSPSLVKAADPPARRDSAGTQQAPASEGGKDIHLLHGSGLHHVNVRAFDMDKSIAFYEQAFGFRLLFRWDGVDAIRDGQVYFRNPLRGAHLDMGDGQILELIPAPDKAVRPDDRASSFNHIGLRVSHLEETYARALAAGAKPHPIQDGSGGVWDGPTTIRLKARPPFQRSFVVRAAHVEGPNGEIIELFES; the protein is encoded by the coding sequence ATGAGTTCTCATCGAAACAGCATCAACAGGCAGATCACGCATCTCTGCGCGGCGCTTGCGATGGTCAGCCCGTCTCTGGTCAAGGCGGCAGATCCCCCCGCGAGGCGGGACAGCGCCGGAACACAGCAGGCTCCCGCTTCGGAAGGCGGCAAGGATATTCACCTCCTCCATGGTTCGGGCCTTCACCATGTGAATGTGCGCGCCTTCGACATGGATAAAAGCATCGCCTTTTACGAGCAGGCGTTCGGGTTCCGCCTTCTGTTCCGCTGGGATGGCGTCGATGCGATACGGGACGGGCAGGTGTATTTCCGCAACCCTTTGCGCGGCGCGCATCTCGACATGGGCGACGGGCAAATCCTCGAACTGATCCCGGCACCCGACAAAGCCGTACGCCCCGATGACCGCGCGTCGAGTTTCAACCATATCGGCCTTCGCGTTTCCCATCTGGAAGAGACCTATGCCCGGGCGCTGGCGGCCGGTGCAAAGCCACACCCGATCCAGGACGGATCGGGGGGCGTTTGGGACGGGCCAACGACGATCCGGCTCAAGGCGCGACCGCCATTCCAACGATCCTTCGTCGTGCGGGCTGCGCATGTGGAGGGGCCCAATGGCGAGATCATCGAACTGTTCGAGTCGTAA
- a CDS encoding NAD(P)-binding domain-containing protein codes for MRIDLQAKIETETIHLGFLIRLSAVHFLVNGNTWLKDRVMTIGIIGAGNIGGAFAKAVGKAGIEAVIANSRGPDSIAALVSTYGGAIRAGTVKEAAAQDMVLVALEQSEGRRRLPIAVTEEKAGGGPGEPLTILNGENSIL; via the coding sequence ATGCGAATCGACCTTCAAGCAAAAATTGAAACTGAAACAATCCATCTAGGATTTTTGATACGCCTATCCGCGGTCCATTTTCTGGTCAACGGAAACACGTGGTTGAAGGACCGGGTCATGACGATCGGTATTATCGGCGCAGGCAACATCGGCGGTGCGTTCGCAAAGGCGGTAGGCAAGGCAGGCATCGAGGCCGTCATCGCGAACAGCCGCGGACCTGACAGCATTGCGGCGCTGGTCTCCACATACGGAGGGGCAATTCGGGCTGGAACGGTCAAGGAAGCGGCAGCCCAGGACATGGTTCTTGTGGCCCTTGAACAGTCCGAAGGCCGTCGCCGTTTGCCGATCGCGGTGACAGAGGAGAAAGCCGGCGGAGGGCCCGGCGAACCACTCACAATATTGAACGGAGAGAATTCAATCCTGTAA
- a CDS encoding nicotinate phosphoribosyltransferase — MFNPILNTDSYKTSHFVQYPPQTSRVFAYAESRGGRYDETLFFGLQAILKAEFGRPITRRDVDEAQDLLRDHGVPFNTRGWDLLLHRHDGRLPLEIRAVPEGTVVPTHNVLMTVVNTDPDFAWLPSYVETALLRIWYPVTVATISWQVRQIIRDALVETADDPEAELPFKLHDFGARGVSSEQSAALGGLAHLVNFKGTDTLSAIVAGRRLYNEPMAGFSIPAAEHSTITSWGRDGEAEAYANMIARFGKPGALFAVVSDSYDLYNAVEHLWGEQLRQKVIDSGATLVVRPDSGDPVSVVAKTMALLGERFGTDRNSKGYKVLRNVRVIQGDGVNPESIAAILARITAEGFSASNIAFGMGGALLQRVDRDTQGFAYKASAAEVAGTWRDVFKDPVTDHQKKSKRGLLGLVADARHGFATAPLGADFAPVDGGTNLLRPVWRDGKLLVDDSLAMIRERAASFSLPTAALA, encoded by the coding sequence ATGTTCAATCCGATCCTGAATACCGACAGCTACAAGACCAGCCACTTCGTCCAGTATCCGCCGCAGACGAGCCGCGTGTTCGCCTATGCCGAGAGCCGTGGCGGCCGCTACGACGAGACATTGTTCTTCGGCCTGCAGGCGATCCTGAAGGCGGAGTTCGGCCGGCCGATCACCCGCCGCGACGTCGACGAGGCGCAGGACCTGCTGCGCGATCATGGCGTGCCGTTCAACACGCGCGGCTGGGATCTGCTGCTGCATCGGCATGACGGCCGCCTGCCGCTGGAGATCCGCGCGGTGCCCGAAGGCACGGTGGTGCCGACGCACAATGTGCTGATGACGGTGGTCAACACCGATCCCGACTTCGCCTGGCTGCCCAGCTATGTCGAAACCGCGCTGCTGCGCATCTGGTATCCGGTAACGGTGGCGACGATCAGCTGGCAGGTGCGCCAGATCATCCGCGACGCGCTGGTCGAGACCGCCGACGATCCCGAGGCCGAGCTGCCCTTCAAGCTGCACGATTTCGGCGCGCGCGGCGTTTCCAGCGAACAGAGTGCGGCGCTGGGCGGGCTCGCGCACCTGGTCAATTTCAAGGGCACCGATACGCTGTCCGCGATCGTCGCGGGGCGGCGGCTCTACAACGAGCCGATGGCCGGGTTCAGCATCCCCGCCGCCGAGCACAGCACGATCACGAGCTGGGGCCGCGATGGCGAGGCGGAGGCCTATGCCAACATGATCGCCCGCTTCGGCAAGCCCGGCGCGCTGTTCGCGGTCGTTTCCGACAGCTACGATCTCTACAACGCGGTCGAGCATCTGTGGGGCGAGCAGCTCCGCCAGAAGGTGATCGACAGCGGCGCGACCCTCGTCGTCCGGCCGGACAGCGGCGATCCGGTGAGCGTCGTCGCCAAGACGATGGCGTTGCTGGGCGAGCGCTTCGGCACCGATCGCAATTCCAAGGGCTACAAGGTGCTGCGCAACGTGCGCGTGATCCAGGGCGACGGCGTCAATCCGGAGAGCATCGCCGCGATCCTCGCGCGGATCACCGCCGAGGGCTTCAGCGCCTCCAACATCGCCTTCGGCATGGGGGGCGCGCTGCTCCAGCGGGTGGATCGCGACACGCAGGGCTTCGCCTACAAGGCGAGCGCCGCCGAGGTGGCCGGCACCTGGCGGGACGTGTTCAAGGACCCGGTCACCGATCACCAGAAGAAGTCCAAGCGCGGGCTGCTCGGGCTGGTGGCGGACGCGCGGCACGGCTTCGCGACCGCACCGCTCGGCGCCGACTTCGCGCCGGTGGACGGCGGCACCAACCTGCTGCGGCCGGTGTGGCGCGACGGCAAGCTGCTGGTCGACGACAGTCTGGCGATGATCCGGGAGCGCGCCGCGTCATTCAGCCTGCCGACAGCGGCGCTTGCGTAA
- a CDS encoding AraC family transcriptional regulator, whose amino-acid sequence MEAIGIPPSALLRRARLPVTLHQTGQNITTAQYFALMRALEALSGDAAVGLQIVRNADTAVHPPSTLAAFYARDLRDGLERLARFKRLCTPETLEVTEGLDGRRRSCTLGMTWFHASETEPSASVDATFSTLMELARRGTATAVRPLRVELARPGLRSAAHECYFAAPVRLGAPRNLLVLDAADLDRPFPGHNPELLAMLTPALGSALDEMQAQSLSEQVVLELKRSLPSGRPDVSEIARRMGMSERTLQRRITEEGRNFRELLIEARRELGRRFLGDVAMELDEIAFLLGYQDATSFHRAFREWEGVTPARWRELRASDAPYMTH is encoded by the coding sequence GTGGAGGCGATCGGCATCCCGCCCTCGGCGTTGCTGCGCCGGGCGAGGCTGCCGGTCACGCTCCACCAAACCGGGCAAAACATCACGACCGCGCAGTATTTCGCGCTGATGCGGGCGCTGGAGGCGCTGTCCGGCGATGCTGCGGTCGGCCTGCAGATCGTTCGTAACGCGGACACCGCGGTCCATCCGCCGTCCACGCTCGCCGCCTTCTATGCCCGCGATCTGCGCGACGGGCTCGAACGGCTGGCGCGGTTCAAGCGGCTTTGCACGCCGGAGACGCTGGAGGTCACCGAAGGCCTGGATGGGCGGCGGCGGAGCTGCACCCTGGGAATGACATGGTTTCACGCCAGCGAGACCGAGCCATCGGCGAGCGTGGACGCGACCTTTTCCACGCTGATGGAACTGGCGCGCCGCGGCACGGCCACCGCCGTGCGGCCCTTGCGCGTCGAACTCGCCCGGCCGGGGCTGCGAAGCGCCGCCCATGAATGCTATTTTGCCGCGCCGGTCCGGCTCGGCGCGCCGCGCAATCTTCTCGTGCTCGACGCCGCCGATCTCGACCGACCCTTTCCAGGCCACAATCCGGAGTTGCTGGCCATGCTGACGCCGGCGCTGGGCAGCGCGCTCGACGAGATGCAGGCGCAGTCCCTGAGCGAACAGGTGGTCCTCGAGCTCAAGCGCAGCCTGCCGAGCGGTCGCCCGGACGTAAGCGAGATCGCCCGTCGGATGGGCATGAGCGAGCGGACCTTGCAACGTCGGATCACCGAGGAAGGTCGCAACTTTCGCGAACTGCTGATCGAAGCCCGGCGGGAGCTCGGACGCCGCTTTCTCGGCGACGTCGCCATGGAACTCGACGAGATCGCGTTTCTTCTCGGCTATCAGGACGCGACCTCGTTTCACCGTGCCTTTCGCGAATGGGAAGGCGTTACGCCGGCACGTTGGCGGGAACTACGTGCCAGTGATGCCCCCTACATGACGCACTGA
- a CDS encoding SDR family NAD(P)-dependent oxidoreductase: MIGEHRHGSAHVAQTLRKEYSMTELTGKRALVTGASRGIGAAIAVALAEKGADVAITYAHSADRAAKVVELIKSKGRAAVAIQADSADPIAIARSVDEAVKALGGLDILVNNAAIATYKDVADFTVDEIDALFAVNARSPILASQAAMPHLTAGGRVITIGSAGAERIVGPSTVYSMTKSALQSFTRGLARELGPRDITVNLVQPGSTNTEMNPAEGEFGDFQRALIPLGRYGEPEDVAAAVAFLASNAARQITGTILTVDGGTLT; this comes from the coding sequence ATGATCGGCGAACATCGCCATGGCAGCGCGCACGTCGCGCAAACACTGAGGAAGGAATATTCGATGACCGAGCTCACCGGAAAACGCGCACTTGTGACCGGAGCGTCACGCGGGATTGGTGCGGCTATCGCAGTTGCCCTGGCGGAAAAAGGCGCGGACGTTGCCATCACCTACGCGCATTCCGCCGATCGTGCCGCAAAGGTGGTGGAATTGATCAAGAGCAAGGGCCGTGCCGCCGTTGCAATTCAGGCCGATAGCGCAGATCCGATTGCCATTGCGCGCTCGGTGGACGAGGCAGTGAAAGCCCTCGGGGGTCTTGATATCCTCGTCAACAACGCCGCGATCGCTACCTACAAGGACGTCGCGGACTTCACGGTCGACGAGATCGACGCGCTCTTTGCCGTCAATGCGCGGTCTCCGATCCTGGCATCGCAGGCGGCCATGCCCCACCTCACTGCCGGGGGGCGCGTTATCACGATCGGGTCCGCCGGCGCCGAGCGCATTGTCGGGCCGTCGACGGTTTACTCGATGACGAAATCCGCCCTCCAATCATTTACGCGAGGTTTGGCACGCGAACTGGGTCCGCGTGATATCACCGTCAATCTGGTGCAGCCTGGTTCAACGAATACGGAAATGAACCCGGCCGAAGGCGAGTTCGGTGATTTCCAGCGGGCGTTGATCCCACTGGGGCGATATGGCGAGCCGGAGGACGTGGCAGCCGCGGTCGCATTTCTCGCGTCGAATGCCGCGCGCCAGATTACGGGCACCATCCTGACGGTTGATGGAGGTACGCTCACCTAA